The Puntigrus tetrazona isolate hp1 chromosome 9, ASM1883169v1, whole genome shotgun sequence genome includes the window cacacacacacacacacacacacagaaatgcaaaatattCACATATAAGAAAAAGGTATACATATAAGCATTAGCACACTGTTTTTACGGAGAAGAAATTTCTGAAATACTGTGTTACTGATGCTTTTAATGCTCTTACTATTGATTTATGAAACGCAGAAACTAACAAAAAGATACAGACACATACAACTAGAACGGTACTCACGCTGATGCCTCGTGAATTTCAGTGCCGTCATAGACACCACATCCTGACAAAACCTAATTAAAAGCAAAGTTAAAGTTACAGCTTTGCTGTCGGCATGTTTTGGAGAGCAGGAAACAAATGTTACATAAAGCACCTGTTACATCGTTtcaatatctcaaaatattaatcaaacgGCTGTCTGGATTGGTCAATATAATGTCATTCAAAGCTGTTCGCGTTTCCTTCATTCAAACGCAACTGGCGCCGCCTTGCGTCTCGTTTAGTGAATTACAACCGTTACAtgataaacaatatataacTGTAACGTTGTTGCGGTGCTCCCGATTATATTTTCGGTTTATTTTGAGATAACTGACAGTCGGCCAATGACTTTGCTCGTGCacgtaaaatgaaaatattactaaatttaaatgtttaatggaAATGTGCAGACTAAAATCATGGCAACGTGACCCTACCAGAACTGACAAATAACTGACTAAATAACACCCGACAAATTAATTATTACCAAACAAACTTAACCTAAACAATCTCTCAAGggaaaatacagaaattgaGGGTGAGACCTGTTCACACAAGGCTGCTCTAAAACGGGACAATAAATGTGTTTAGGTCACTTGACATTGACATTCAGTCGCGTGCGGGGTGTCGTGATCATAACTAACGTTACTTACAACAGCGACTTTCGCGCCACTGCAGTTTGAAGTCGCGTGAAACTGAGCAGCAGCGGTATATCTGAGGAGCGCGGTACGGGACAGAGAGCGCAGCGCTAACATGGTGCTGAGCGACACGACGGAGGAGACTGCGCTTAAAGACCACGCTCTTCTTCGGAGTCACCGACATGGGGAAGAACATAGACACATACCGCCACCTAACGTTCACCGTGCCGGTCTACACTGTAAATGTGGTTAATGGTACCACCTAATTACAACTAGACGGTATAAATTATGCATAGTTTGTACGCGTTAATTCGTTTTATTTAATGACTGCCACAACAACTTtgtaaaattatgcatttttatttcaaacaacaaCTAAAGAATAAAGCATCAACTTCACACTTTGTGAACTATGTATTTTAAGAtgtctttttgtaataattttaaaacatatataagttatatattatatatatatatatatatatatatatatatatatatatatatatatatatatatatatttttttttttttttgcagtttccAGGACATTACAGTTCATTTGAAATTTACACAAAAACTGGCTTAACTTCttcttaaaccggccaaaattTGACACCCTGTTGCAATTCTGAGCTAAGCAACATACACAAACCAACATCATAATCTCAACGCTTATGCAGAATGCACAAACTTGGGACAGGACCTTTCCTGCGCTCCTCAGACGTCCCAGTCTTTCTTtcagttctttctttttaagCGCAACAGCTCAATCTTCTTGGAGCGGTATTCCTGGATCGTTCCTTCCAGTTATGGCCAGCATAGCATTCTGAAGCTGAGAGATGCACTGGTCCAGCATTTGGTACTGAACTATCAATGGAATTTGGTTAGCCAGTCGGACAGAGGTAATctacaaatgcatacaaattgCATCCAATTAAAACTGCATAGACAGATGCAGACCAACAGCAGCCCTCAACAGGTGAGAGAAGGCCTTGAAATGAAAGCCAACATTGCGTTTTACACAGCAATGAACAATgtctataaataaaacagagcaTTCAATCATAAAAGGTAAAACACAccattatacatttcatttgttttttgtttggacTGATTCAATCTTTTTAGAAAGaaattcagtatttatttaaacatacatatagtgtgtacataaatattcaaaaatattcaaaatcaaaacCAGAACACTAAAAACCATAACCAAGCAACTCGGATCAGCCCACATACAGTAATGTGCTGAACCAATTCTTCTGTGAGTCTTTCTGCAAGAAGCTGAAGGCAATGGATGAATTTGACAAGTGGGTAATggaaaatatacacatatatatatataaaatatgtttgaatacaacagcaacaacattccaaaaaggcataaaagcagctaaattataaaatgagaTCAATGTTGTGACCTCCTCTAcaatatatttcacaaacattttgCCTAAAACActatagttttatagtttttctttcacaaacatGCAATAGTTTGGGTTACAATTCTTATAAGAAAGACCTGCCTGAAATGACAATGCAGTtgtatttttcagtgtaaatgatttatttgataaTGCAGGTTATAGatataataaatcacattatattAACTGAAATTCTGTAATTCtgtaatagaaatgtaaaaaaaatgtaaaatgaaagcCTTGGTAAGATTATTGGAGAATCAAATTAGAAATGatcaacataaaacaaaaccttaCCAAGTAATTAGAATAGTATTTGAAATACACAATtagttaatttctttaattttcgTATTTGCTGTTGAAAGGACAATGGCTCATCATCTTTCACCATGATAAGACAATTCCATTTCAGGTTGCTTTACTATTTTTGTTATCTAAAAAAAGACCAGTAACAGGTAGGCGGTAGgctattgaaaaaaaagtttttcatgtTAACAGATAAACTATAAATGAGGAGTTTCCACGCACTCTGACATTCCTTACAAttttgagcaaattgactcGGAGGCTTCTCGGGCTGGAACAGCAACAGAGCACAATTATGCAGAATGCACAAATTTGGACAGGACTTTGCCTGCGTTCCTCAGGCGCTCCAATCGCTCTTTTAGTTCTTTCCTTTTACGTGCAACACCAGAATCTTCTTGGAGCAGGACTCTTGGATTGTTCCTCCCAATTATGGCGAGCATTGCATTCTGAAGCTGAGAAAGGTACTGGTCCAGCATGTGGTACTGGATTATCAGTGGAATTTGGTTAGCCAGACGGTCACAGGTAAtctacaaatataaattaaattcaaattcaaacacaaaaataccaCTTGCACCagtataataatgaaattaaccAGGATTAATTATTCTTTAAAGGTATGCTGTTTTAAACTTTCAACAAATTTGAAGGGACGAGGAAATCTCATACGCTACTAACGGCATACTGATTATATTTCATACTTTGAAGAACAAACATTACTTATTATTTCTaggtacagtatatatgtattacaGTATGAACATTATAAACAATTACCTTGAAATACGCAGTGAGATGCTGTCCCATCTCACGTACATCTGCACTAACACTTGAATATGATGGCCAAACCTTTGGTGgaaagattttttgttttacatcatCCAGCTGGTGACTGTAGAGAACATCTTGAGAGTAAACAATCTTCTCCATTTTGAATTGAGAACGGATTTTTTCTTCAGATTTCTGAAACTGCTCTTCAAGAAAATCTTCAATTGGATCTTTTGCAGCCCTCAACAGGTTAGAGAAGGCATTGAAATGAGAATTAACGGTGTGGTCCACACAGGTGTGAATGATGTCTTTAAAAAAGAGACAAGAAAACAGAAGAGTTAATAAGAGCAAATcattatacatgcatatttaccTTTGATGTTCTGCATCCTCTAAgattttttaaaggaaagacGTTATTTTTCTGGTACAATAAcaaattatgtttatgtaatgtaCAAAAATTCAGGGCACTGTAAAGAACTGAACCATGCTCTTGTCTATCATCAAACTCTCACCAGTGATGTCTTTTAGGAGCTTTACAGCAGGCTCCTCAAGCTCCTCAATGTATTTCTTGACAATATTCTCGAATGTTTTATAGCTCACAAATCCAGGAAGTTCCTTTCCTCTACGATTCTTAACATACTCTGTTACTTCATCTCTGAGAGTTTCCTCCGCTAGAGGGGAAAAGACAGAACACAGTTATATACAGTCACTGGTGTATTGGACTTtccaacaaaaaaattgtaagtGCATATACCAAAAAGAGAAATGGCAAAAAACATTGCATGTGTGGAGCCTCAAAGTTTTGCAGTACCTCCCTGTAATGCATATAAAGGAATAAAGGCTATAAATACCAATGCTATGGTTATATTATAAACTCACTCTTAATGGTTTTGTCATCTAGGATTTGTTTCCATTTTCCAAATTTCTGCCTGCTTTTAGTGAAGACCCTCACATCTGTGTTTTTTAGATCTTCCTCTGCCTTCTTTACTCCATCAATTGCATCATTGAACTGACGAATTTTCTGAAAAGCACAAAgtctatttaaaacttaattttaggCACATAAAACATTgctaaaatgtttgtgtatgtctGTTTCACAATAATGaaagtatgcattaaataaaaaagccgcctaaaaatactgtaaagaatgttgttattgtagtgttattattttaccGTAATCAGAAAATTGCTCTTCTCATTTTCATCTAAAGGAACACCATCTCCCAGTAATTTAAGTTCCTCAGATGTCTTCTCTAGTTTCACTTCCAGTTGATTCTGTAACTGCGGCAGcgttttctaaaaagaaaagtaCATGAAAATATAACGTAGGTACCTGTATTCTATTCGGACTTATTacgttatatattttgtattattatcataGACTCTGTTCTGTGTCAGTATTTTTGCTGAATGCCATGTAACTTTGCATACGCACAGTAATGTGTTGAACCAACTCTTTTGTGAGTCTTTCTGCAAGAAGGGGTATTGTAGCTTTTCCATCCTCAAGAAGAGACCTAAATGGAAAGAACGAAAGTGAATAGTGAAAAGTAGTTGTTAGGAGTACTGCAGAATCAGCATACTTTTcatcagtgttttttctttaacagaCAAGACATAGTTTGTGTTTCACATTCTGAGAGAACCGAGCAAATTCTCAAAaaccaaatacattttcttgCCTAAAATGAGAATGTTTGTCAAAAaaatgtctctctttttctagaGCTTTGATCAGATCGAGCTTCTCGTTGATGTCTTGCTGGCCTCGGCACTTCACAATCATGTAACCCTTCTTCAGTTGTATTACTTCATTATTGACCGTTCTGACCACCAGCTCCTCCATGCCTTTGTCCACTAAGTCTGGCTTAGTCAGAATACCTGCAGGTgtaaagaattattttattggATTATTATGCCACACGACAAGAAAAACTACAAGACGATACTCTTGACATATTCAGTGAGCAGCCCATCTAAAATGATGCGTACCCAGGGTCCTTTGTCCCGTTGAATCAACTCTGAAGGCCATCT containing:
- the LOC122351640 gene encoding interferon-induced GTP-binding protein Mx-like translates to MSPSGSSKRGKTTSGLNRHYEERVRPCIDLVDSLRSLGVEKDLNLPAIAVIGDQSSGKSSVLEALSGVALPRGTGIVTRCPLVLKLMRVSKDATWRGLLSYKDQIKNLKAPADVENAVLNAQIVLAGTGEGISHEMITLEVQSSDVPDLTLIDLPGIARVATGNQPKDIEKQIKDLIEKFIKRQETISLVVVPANIDIATTEALQMAFRVDSTGQRTLGILTKPDLVDKGMEELVVRTVNNEVIQLKKGYMIVKCRGQQDINEKLDLIKALEKERHFFDKHSHFRSLLEDGKATIPLLAERLTKELVQHITKTLPQLQNQLEVKLEKTSEELKLLGDGVPLDENEKSNFLITKIRQFNDAIDGVKKAEEDLKNTDVRVFTKSRQKFGKWKQILDDKTIKTEETLRDEVTEYVKNRRGKELPGFVSYKTFENIVKKYIEELEEPAVKLLKDITDIIHTCVDHTVNSHFNAFSNLLRAAKDPIEDFLEEQFQKSEEKIRSQFKMEKIVYSQDVLYSHQLDDVKQKIFPPKVWPSYSSVSADVREMGQHLTAYFKITCDRLANQIPLIIQYHMLDQYLSQLQNAMLAIIGRNNPRVLLQEDSGVARKRKELKERLERLRNAGKVLSKFVHSA